Within Paenibacillus sp. RUD330, the genomic segment CGCGTCTGCGCGAGCGGACGGCCTCTCTCGAGGCCGAGCTGGAACGTCTGCGTCTGGCGTCTTCGGCCGAGCGGGAAGCTGCGGCAAGCGAGCTCAGGGAGTCGCTGGAGCGTGCGGCGCGGGAAATCGAGCATGTGAAGGAAGCCGCAGAGCGCAGGGAGCTGGAGCGCTCGAAGGACGCCGAGGCGGAGCTGGAGCGTGCGAGAGCAGAAGCGGCAGCCGAGACGGAGCGGATCCGCGAGGAGCTGAGGCTGTCGGCCGCTGCTGCGGAAGCGAAGCTTGCCGCGGCGGAAGCGGCAGCCGCGCGTGCGGGAGAAGAGGCCGTCAAGGCGGAAGCCAAGGCCGCGAAGCTGGAGGAGAGCAATTCCCGAAACCGCGACCAATGGCAGTCTGAGCTCAAGAAGCTGGAGGATGCCCATCAAGGGGAGCTTCTTCGCAGCGCAGACGGCTGGGCGGAGGAGCGGAGCGAGCTGGAAAAGCGGCTTGGCGAGGCGGCGGCCTCCAATGCCGCGCTGCAGGAGGAGTGGAGCAAGCGGATAAGCGACGCCGAGGAGCATCTCTACTCCGTGCTGGAGCAGGAGGAGGCGCGCGGCCGTCTGCTCGAGGCGTCGCAAGCGCAGCTTCGCGGCACCCAGCAGGATCTGGATCTCGCCCGCGGTCGGCTGGAGGAGCTGCAAGCCAAGCTGGCCGCTGCCGAAGATCGCCTTGCGCAAGTCGAGCAAGGCCATCAGGGCCGCGTAAGCGGATTGCTGGAGGAGCTCCGGAGCGCCCAAGCGCGCGCCGAATCCCTGGAGCGGCAGGCCGCGGAACGGTCGGCCCAGGCGGAAGCGGAGCGGGAGGCTTCCGAGCGGGCAGCCGGGGAGCGTATGCTCCAGCTGGAGGAGAAGCTGCGGGAGCTGAAGCAGCTTGCGGCTCAGCGCGAAGATCAGCTTAGACAGCTGGCGGAGGAGCAGGAGGAGCAATCCGGCACGGAAGCCGAGCTGCGGCGGGAGATGGAGCGTGCCCGCCAGGAGGCTGCGGCATCGGGATCGGCCCTTGAGCGGCTGGAGAGCGTCCTGCAGGAGCTGGAAGCGGAGCGTTCGGACAATCGCGACGGCATCAGCCATCTCCATACGGAGAACGAGCGGCTGGCCGAATCCCATGAACGGCTTAAGATCGAGCATGAAAAGCTCCGCAGCGAATATTCCAAGCTGCAGACAGAGTACAACGAATGGATCGAGCTGATCGAACAGAGCTGACAGGCTCTGCGGCGTCCGAGCTCGTCACCGCAGCTCAAAAAAACCGTCTCCTTGCCGCTTGCGGCAGCCGAGACGGTTTTTTTTGCATGCCGGCACAATTCAAGCCGGCTGCGTAAACAGGGAACGATGCCCCCTTGATGAGCGGAATCCTACTGGACCTTGAGAACCGCGCGCATTTTTTCATGGCCGGGTCCGCATGGGATGCTGCAGACAATTTCATATTCGCCGGCATCGTTGATGGTGTAAACCTTCGATTGTCCTGCTTTCAAGGCAATATCCGTGTTGGCGACCTTGATGCCGTGGATGCCGTCGGTTTCGACCTTGATCCGTACCGGCTCGCCTTTTTTCACTTCGTATGTCTGCTGGTCGAACTTGTAATTGGTGGCTTTGACGACGACCTCCTGGGAGGCCGGAGCCGAATCCTCCGTCGTGGAGGCGGAATTGCTGGCGCCGGAGCCGCATGCGGTGAGCGCAACGAGAAGTACGGCCATGGCGGCCGCGAGCGGCAGCTTTCTTCCCCATTTATGCAACATGACTGTGTTTGTCCCCTTTCGGATTGTCTTCTATCTATCATAACGAATTTGGATATGGGATGAAACGAGTATGCCGGACAGGGTTTGAACAAAAAATGACATATGTAGAGGCACGAAAGGAGCGGTTGCCGGCTCCGTTCCGTGCCTGCGGTCAATGATGCTCTTTCTTGCTGCGGCCGGCATCGAAAGGCGTCGGAATGAAGAGATCGATGATCCCGATGACGAGCGCGGCCAGAATGGCGCCGAGCCAGGTCACGGTTACTCCTCCGACGATGAATTGGGCCAGCCAGATGACGACGACGCTCGCGATGAAGCCGACGATGCCGCGTCCGAAAGGGGTCACTCTTTTGCCGAAGATGCCTTCGACGACCCATCCAAGCAGAGCGATGACCAGAGCCAGCATCAACGCGCTCCAGAATCCACCTACGGCAAACTGGGGAACGAT encodes:
- a CDS encoding cupredoxin domain-containing protein; its protein translation is MLHKWGRKLPLAAAMAVLLVALTACGSGASNSASTTEDSAPASQEVVVKATNYKFDQQTYEVKKGEPVRIKVETDGIHGIKVANTDIALKAGQSKVYTINDAGEYEIVCSIPCGPGHEKMRAVLKVQ
- a CDS encoding phage holin family protein, coding for MSFLGHVVRFIVAAIVLMLVGYIVPQFAVGGFWSALMLALVIALLGWVVEGIFGKRVTPFGRGIVGFIASVVVIWLAQFIVGGVTVTWLGAILAALVIGIIDLFIPTPFDAGRSKKEHH